DNA from Drosophila suzukii chromosome 2R, CBGP_Dsuzu_IsoJpt1.0, whole genome shotgun sequence:
ACATAAACAAGCAACAGAAGCAGGTGGACTTGCTGCAAAAGCAGCTGGTGGAATCTCGGGAGACCCTGGCCAAGGAGGCGGCGCTGCGCAAGGATCTGGAGGACCAGTGGCAGGAGAAGCGAGAGGCCCACAAAAGCGAAGTACAAAGTCTGCGCGACCAGACCAAAACCAACGAGCAGCGTCTACTGGACATGCAGCAAAAGTTTCTCGAGACCAAGGACGAGGTCATAAAGCAGATCCAGCGAGTCACCGACGACCGGGAGCGGGTCAACAAGCAGTTGGAGACGTTGCAGGCCGACAACGACTTCCTGTCTGGGCGCTATTTGGCTACGTCCCAAGAGATTGACAACCAGTATATCAACCTGCCAAACACGGTCGTCGAGCTCCAGGAGCTGATGCTGCGGCAGCAAAGCGAGCTGATCCAGGCACGAGTCAGCAGCGAGTACGAGCGCCAAAAGTGCACCAGCACTGAGGATGAGATTCAGATCTTGCGGGCCCAGCTGGAGGAGGCCAACAACGATCGGCGGGCCTACAAGCGCAAGATGCAACTAGATATTAAGTCACTGCAGTAAGTACCCGCCTCTGTTGAGTAGAGTGTAAACTGTGTCTCATGTTCGAACTGCATTTCCAGGGACCGGGTGACGGAGCACTTGGTCACGGTGCAGGCGTACGAGACGGCCAAAACCCAACTCGAGCGCAAAGAGGCTGAGCTCAATAAGCAGCTTTCCGAGTGTCGCGTGGAGATCATTGAACTGCAAGAGGCCAATGTAAGTCAAAACTTGCAGTTATCAAAGTATGCTTGCCACCAAATATAGCATTTTACAGGAGAAGTACGCCAAGACAAACGCGGACTACAAGACGAAGATAAAAACACTACAGGAGGAGCTGTCTACAATGGAGACAGTTCAGAAGGATTTCGTCAAACTATCTCAAACTCTTCAGGTGAGTGTGATATAAAAATATGGTTTATTcacttaaatatttacaatttgttCTGTTGTTATGCCACAGATGTCGTTGGAGGAGCTGCGGCATGCCGATACGGAGGTGCGCTGGCAGGATGACGATGACGTGAACAACTGCCCCACGTGCAACGCCTACTTCACGGTCATGGTGCGCAAGATCCATTGCCGGCACTGCGGCCACATCTACTGCGATAAGTGTCTAACGAAAACGGTGCCATCGGGACCCCGGAAGCGAGTGACCCGAGTCTGTGATATCTGTCACACGCTGCTCACGCCGAACACCGCTCCCTACTTCAGTCAGGGACAgccgccgcagcagcagcagggccagcagcagcagcagtccaACTAGGCGGCCGGGCTCCAAGCCCAGGTTATTGTGTGTTACTACGATTACGATTAGTTGGTATCTCCTTAAACTCTATTGCTCTTGTTCTGTGCTCCGGTATACATAAAACGATTACGATTCGAGGTCAAACCTTTCCAATGCCGCACTGCGTTGCGAGTCATTTCCACTTTCCATTTGCCAATGTCTAATTTCGTTTAAGCCGTACCTTCTTTGTGCTCTATATAACGTAAGCGATGAGTTGTCTATGTTAGCTTTTGTCGTAGGTAAGTTTTCATAATTGAATTGAACTCAAAgcaaatatacaaataaaaaacaaataatatttgttGTTTGTCGCCGCACATCTTTACTTGAACCAACTTTGCCTGCAAGAGAGGGAGCAATTAAATGATAATGTGTATTTAAGGAGAAGTCATGCAACatatattttgtgttcttgtttatttaaaaatactacgCAAATAGTTTGTAAATTATTGTTAACAATTGTatttgtgtcttcatttggTTGCGAGGAGCTAGGATTGGTATAGGTATTTGCTAGATATTAAAAGTAATAACAATGTCGGGCATGCCCATATAAATTCAGTATGTACAACTCTCACTTCAACTACCAAATAATGATAATCTAATACTGCAATCTCCGCATTCAACGAAAAACGTATACAACAACAGACACTACGCACACACACGGGGAATCACATAACTTGGAAAGCAATTACGGGTTGTTTTGGCACAGAGTGTCTGCGGAAGAGATAGAAAATTTAAACGCCCAATTAGCCTGTCTCCGGAGATAGATTCTGATCTGATTTCGCTTACCTCACCATAGAAAACGGCCTGCTATCAGAGCTACTATGGTCAcagctgccacgcccacaacgCTCATCACCCGGGTAGCTAGATGGGGAGAAATGTATACTCAGAtcagtacattaaaaaatgaatGGGGAAAGTGTAAAGCAAAGGAAACTGATAGATTTGATTGGATCTTATATAATTTTTCCCGGGTTAGTAGAGTCAGTTTCCGTAAAGCTCGCATTTAAGCATGCTAGATAAGCGAAGATTGAATATATGGTTAGGTTTTGGTAGCCGGTAAGCCAGGATTAAATAAGTGGTTTAGTTTTTTTAGCCGGTTGATAGTATTTGAGGGGGAGTACATATTTGGAGGACAAATACCATGGATCAGTCTGTTATGGGCAGTGTGTTCTGGACCTCGTGCTGGGTGGTGGTTACACTAAACATGGCCTTGACATTCACAAACAAAAGTCTACCAAATACAATGAGCCAATTGGACACTTACTCGTGAATCCTCATTTTGATAGCGATGCTCGGCCTGCTTTGAGACATTTAATGTTCTTTTCGATTTTTGCTTGAATTTTGGACAAGTCACACGAATGTGCAAACGTGGACTGGACGTGGAATACATGGACAAGATGGACAGTACAGAGATCCGGATTCCTGGCGGTGCTGTGACTGTGGTTGTAGTGCTGTGGTTCGTAGTGCTTGGCTCGGGATTTCGATGGTTCGCGTTACAGATATAGGTTATAGACAGCGGCTTGTATAGGTATAGATATTgcggagagagagagagcatTTTCTTAGCCTAGCGATGAGCAGTTGATGAGCGCTTCTGGATGGATGCTTATGTAATGTACAAATATCTAAATACAATTTTTCGAGAAAAAGCTTTGGCTTTGAGCCTGTGATGATTCTGACAATGATGTCTGATGGATTTGCGTTCTGGCCTGGCTGCAGATTCATTCTACTGCTGCTCTTCACCTGCTGCGCCGCCTCCGCCGGCTGCACCGGTTGAAATGTCGCGCCCGTGCTTGCTGAGCCACTCGATGATCACCCCGTTGGACCACCCGAATCCTGTCTGCACCTCGTACTCGCCTCCGCCGCCTCCGACACCGAACTGATCGGCGTTGTACTGAAATGAAAGAACAGCATTATGTTATGCgtatttatgaaaaaatatctGACCCTCCACAgattcaaataaaatattattaaatattaatatacaGAATGGTCTTCTTGAAAAAAGAAGACTTTAATTGGGATTTAAAATACTCTATTATAACAAGAACCATCTGAACTCACCTTCTCGTACATATGTCTATCCTTGCTAAAAGCCTTAAAGTTGGATTTCACCCACTTGGTCGCCCACTTCATCGACATATTCTTGGCCTCGGGAGTGTTAAGGTTATTCAGACCCTCGACCAGGATGTACTGCATCGGAGCCCACACATTGGGCGCATCCCACTGCTCATTGGTGTAGCTCAAAGTGTTGGGAACTCCGCCAGGGAATGTGTCCAGCTTGTTCTTTTCAATATAGGCCATAATGGAAGCCGAGATCTTTTCGGACTCGGAAATGTTGTATGCCTTAACCCACAGCGGTGAGAGATTGGTGGGCACGAAGTAATCTCGTGGCTTCTCGTTCTTCATATCGTAGTCCAACCAGACACCGGCCTCCTCGTTCCACAGCACTTCTTGGATTCCCTATAAGGCGAGGAGTATTGATAATTAGTCAACATGATGacacatattttaatatttgaagATTGTAAGGACCTATGTATAAGGATGACGTATGTGACTTTCATGTATCCCATTTTAAATTGCATTACTAAAAAGtgttcatttaaaatatacaagATGGTAAGTTTGTTATTATATATCTAAAGAATTTTGAGATCGAACAAAAATTCTTTAATCATAGGAGCTCCCTAACCTATAATGTAAAAAATGAGTAACCTATGCTTAATCATAACCAACATCATCAAGCCATGTAATTACAAACAGAGCATCTGAACTAAGAATATGGAAGGTATTATAAATATAGATTTCAACAGTTGTCTCCCTAAAAATTCAATATCTTGGTTGTTTGGGTAGAAAATTCTGGGTAACTTATTTTGAGGAAGGATAGCCTGCAGGTTTTCTTTAAAAAGTGATTCTTACCTGAAGGATCTTCTCGGCCTTAGTCTCGTACTCGGTCACCTTCTTGATGTTACCAGCTTTCGAGTGGAACTCGGCTATTAACTTGGCGTTCCAGTAGAGAAGGGCATTCAGGTCGACGGGTACAATGGAACTGGTGGCCAGATTGGTGAGATTTCCATCGTTTGTGCCATCTTTGGAGATGAACCAGCGTGAGCTAAAGTCCATACCCGACTCGGCCGCCGCCTTGAGCTCACTCCAATGGAGCTCCTTTTCCTCCTCAGTGGCGAACTCCTCGCCCGTCTCCACATCTTCTCTGTAGGACTCTGGACGCGGCCCCGCAGACGAGTCACGGTAGACGCACAGGGTGTGATTTTTCACCGTGACACTGTGATTGTTCGTAAAGAACTCAAACTCGTGCTCCAATGTATCCAGGGCATCAATGGCAAACTTGTCATCGTTGGTGAAGTCCACGTATGACTTGACCATTCCGGTAAGAAGTGGCGGCTGGGAGCGACCGTGGTAGTAAACTCGTCCGCCATTAGGGATGAAACCGAACCGATTCACAATGGACAGGAAGTTTTGAATCATGCCACGAGCGGTGGTATGCATCTGGCTGTAGAGGAGACCCCTGATGATCCAGTAGGAGTCCCAGTAGTAGAACTCGATAAAGCGACCGCCGGGAATGATCACCGGATTGGGCACGGGGATGATTGAGTAGTACTCGGGATTCTTCGATACTTCGTCCTTCATTTTGCGCCCCAAGATCTTCCAAATGTTATTCAGTTCTGCGCCCCACTGCTTTAGGTCGGGGTCAGAAATCAGATCGAGGAAGCTGGGGTTCTCCTTCCAATCAGTGGGCGTCCATGCTTCCAGTTCGGTGCCTTTGGGACTAAAGTATTCCTGCAAAACGTCGGATGTTCGTCATTTCCTGCTAGTGTATCCCAATCCAATCCTATACTTACGTCAACAAACTTCTTAAGATCTTCACTAGTGGGCGTCTGGTTTTTGGCCTGCATCAAAGCTTCAAAATCCGCTAGAGTCTTATCGGGCGAGTTATTCAGTTTCATGTCTACAAACGTCTTGGAATCAGAAAAAAGTTTTGGGTTGGCCGTTTGGATGGTGTGCAATAGGTTTCCCGTGCAGTAGATTTCACTGGAAAACAAGaaataattcaatttaataattttattctttataaaaacatCACTTTGTAATTTACAAATGTAAACAAGATCTTATTATCAATTTCTTTTAGTTTTACTCAAGAGAAAAGTACACTTTCTAAAATTATTAGCTCCAAGGCaggttttcttttttaaatttcgtTAATAATTAACTTTTTTTGTCCAGCCAGAGCCGAAAAGTCCCGGATGAGGCTTACGTAAGCCAGAGCATAAAATCTTTTGTTCCTATATAGTATAGTATACACTCTGACGGCACTAATTAGTGCAAATAATTCACGGGTTAAATGGATATAAAACCGCTCCAGCCCGAGTATCCAGGTGGTGCTGGTTAGGTGAACACCTGTCTAAAGCATCGAAGTatcgtatctgtatctgttgATCAGATACGGCAAAACCTAATGCACGAATAACCAACACGTCACGTTTATGGCTCTGGGAAAGGAAAGCACTCAAGCTGAAAACTTGCTAATATTCAGCTCCAAACCCACATTGATCAGAGATCAGAGTCCGGAAGTCTTTGGAAAACTTACCAACTTGGAAATTTGTCATCATTATCCTCGTAATTGGCAATGGCATTATCATTGTCGGTGCTGAGATCAAAACCATAGGACTTTGCCTGGGAGATAGCCACCAGGCAACTCCAGCTCACAAGGAGCAGACCGACGATATATAACTTGGACATCCTTTTCACTTATACGCGGCTAATGAAGTAACTTTGTTCAATCTGCTTGGAAAACAATACAAAATGTTGCGTTGCTGAGGTAATTCTTTTCGCGTACAGGATATGCTCGCGATCCCTGAATGTGAATTCGATCTGAGCACAAGCACAACCAGCGCCAGTCAGCGCAAGAATACTTCTAATTGTTCCGCTCGATTCCGTTTTTATAAAACTAAATTAATCTACGAATGCGACGGAGAGTGCGACGACGAGCGATCGGCAAGCGAACGATCGTCGGGCGGGGCAAGGtgatatctggagccaagtAAGTCATCGAATCTGATGGGGCGGAGTGGGGTTGTTTGGTCGGTTGGGCTGTTCGATCGACGGTCGCGCTTTGGGGGCGCGTTCCGTCTATTTTTAAAACCGTCAAAGTGGCCACATACGTATTTGTCGGGTTCACCTGCTCACAGGTCTCGTGAACATATAGTTATTCATCTCTTAATAGATCTGTCGATTCGTATCTCAGTTCTAACTGCTTGGGTCAATTACATAGAGTTTCCCCCAATGGCAAAGGGCATTCGACTGGCTTTTTGGCACACCCCTACAATTTGCATATGGTTAACTGTTGGATGAATATTCATGCCGCTAAGCCTTGATATATTTATATCCATAACCATATCATTTATTATTAGCTGTTCTAACAGGCACCCGCATTATGAGATGGATTATGGCTTGGAAATGCTTTTTAATTGCAACATTTGCCTTGTTTTGACCGAGAAGGTTCCACTGTAATGCCAAGGTATTGCTGATAACAAGCTTTTTTTGGGGATTTTAGGCCTTGTTTAAATGCTAATAGGCAATGTTCCACTTAGGATAAGAGAGGTGTGCTAAATTTTCTAGGAATTTAAGCACCCAATTATCCAGAAATTTATTGCCTGATATCACAGTGATTTGCATACTAACACGGAATTTCCAATTTGAGGTCACGTATGATAAGAAGTGTGTTAAATTTTCTATGAATTTAAGTAAGTAATTATCCCAAGATTTAATGAGTATAGTCTGATATCACAATGATTTCCTTTTAAACACGGAATTTCAGATTTGAGGTCATCAAAGAAAAGTGACATTCTCCTGCGATTTATTTATATCCATCAAGCTCCACTTCATCATACATTTCCCAGTCTATAATTAGGCGGATTATGTGTTAGTGACACGTGTCTGACCCCAAATAATGGACCGGAATTGCGCCGTTTCGCATAAATGTCACGCTACGTAGTGTGGACCCTAACGAGTCTTAATTGAACTGATTTGCTGAATAAGGATTGCTTTCGAGAGATTAACAAATGGATATATAAGTAATCAAGATGCAAATTTAAGGCGCAGAAAGAAGGTTTCAGGCTGAATTTGGTATctaactttttattttgattcctTCATTGGAACCGGAAATAAACAAATCATTTAAGCGACATGTTGCACAACATATGCATAAGCATCTTATAAAACATTAAGTGAATGATGAATTACTTTTATCGGGTATCATCACAGTCCGATGATATAACACCAGTTAAAGCATCTATGGCTCGGAAAACAAAGGGAATCCAAATAAACGGAACAATTGTGCAATTTAAATTGAGCCTTACGGGAATGAGAACCTGAAAGAGAACGATTCTCCGAGAATCCCATTGTTATGCCTTTCTGTGACGACAGCAACTAGCAGGTGCGACTAGATAGATCATTGAATTGGCACGTCACAAGCTGTTAACATTTATGATTCCATTAGCGAAGCTATTGAGCATTTAAATGTTAAACTTCTAAGATCGATCGCAGTTAGATCATAGATTGTCTAGGGTACTCCAGCACTACAAGACACACTTAAGTTAACATTAATTCTTTCctactaaataaatattgaatttACAGAATGTTTTTTGACAGTACTTCAAATAACCATGGATGACAAATAGCTGACCTACGTGCCGAGCATTTTCAAATATGTAGTTAACTACTGAATTCAAAACATTATTGTTTCTTGCTTGCTTAAATTCCCCTGACGAGAACTTCCGATTCCGCATAACACGAAATCAGACAATTCCTGCTTAAATTCCATATAATTCAAAAAATTGCAACAAGAGATCGTATCAGATCATTATGGAATAACTATTGTTTAATACGCGTTTTAAGGCTCGtgaacaaaataattaaacatATTGAATGGGCGTTTACACTCTCACCATTCATCTGGGTTATTATGCTTGCCAGTTTATATAGATCTTTATTATAAATCCTCATTGTCGTCATTGGTAGAAGCGATAAGTGCCTCAGGTGACGTCTTTGTTCGAATACAATGCCCAAACACTCTTGATACCGATTTTTGAACTCCACTCGAGAGCAGAACTTTGCCAAAAACATTCAAGGACAATATTAATCATTATGTGGGGCATTCAACGCGTTCGTATAATTGCCGTTTAAGTTAATCGCTCAACTAGCTATAATAAAGCACGGTCCGTTTGATGGCTAAGCCAACAATTTCAAACAAATACCTGATACGTACAGTTTGATATGTTTAGATCCGAGAGGAAAACGAagaaacacacacaaaaactGGAAATGTCATTAAGAAGCCTGCAACAGGCTGAATTAACTTGTTTTAGATTTTGTGCGTAGTGCTTTGATTAACGGATCAAATACCGATACAGAGACCTTCAAAAGGTTATTGAATTGTAAAAAGGTTTGCACTTGGCGGCAAAAAAGCGTTGTATAAAATTATTCTCTCGAGACTTAAGTGTTTAACTTTTCCATTGAGAAGAAGGATTTACAATCAGGGACATTAGCTCTGATTcctaattaaataataacttTTTGACCCAGTAACATAATATTCCACTTGAGCTTTAATCTGCCATCTTGAGTGGACAATAAAGGTTTATCGACTACTTTAAAGATCCAAGGCGTTGAACTTAATCTTAAAGATTGTTCCTTATCAAAGGAATTGTTTATTGCATTAATAGATCTTGAAATAATCCACTCATGAGAGGACTGATGGTATTTTCTCTTGAGATACTGCGACATTGCAGGTTCATTATCACCTGTAAGCTCTTCAACTGAAAGAACCCTTCTAACACACCATATATAAGTATGCAACCAAGTTCAGGGAAACTGATAAATAACTGATTACTTTTCGAAAGTCATAATCTTCAAGTATAACCAAGGAAAGTTACAAAACAAGTGATATTGATTTCGATAATTTTGAACAGGTTTAGCAGCAGCAAGTACTTCTTCAAGTCTGTCCGGATCCGCTTTTTTttagtatatattttttgttaataaCATTTGTGATGCCATTTGTATTAAAATTCAAAACGTAAATTTGGCAGTAGAAAAACGAGACTCGAAAAAATACTACTAGTCAAgcgtttattttttattcagtGGAAGATGTCTGTCAGCCAGTCCATTTAAATGTTAAGTACCCGGGGACCACAGATCACTGACACCGCAAGTCGGTGAGTAAAAATAACGCGACTCGACGTTTGCAACACGATTAAGCCCAGGGAAAATATCAGCAAGTATCAGAAATCATCAGGGAAAATGTCAGCAACCACAACAATTTGTAttgaaaattataatttaattgcttttgtatatttaGCTCGCGGTTTCTGTTTTTGCATCGACATGGGAGTTCCATGCCAATTTAAATTCACTAAattacaattgtttttattgtttttttgtgCATTTTTAAATGGGGTTCCAGTTTGTTTTTTTGCATTTCACACACTTTTATTATTGGCAATTCGCTGAGCTGAGTGTCGAGTTTTTATAACTCGGCCACTATCTCTATTGTGCACCTGATTACTATAGAAATGCGCGGATTATATATGAGTACTCTCGGTTCTAATCAAAAACGCTGCTCCACAGCACCTCGCCGATGTTGAGCGGTTGAAGGCAACGATCCGACTGCCCCAAGCCCAGTGTCGgagatttaaatttaaataagatTTTCACAAAGATCCGACCAGAACAGAGTTACCAAGTGTTCCCTCGGAAGGAAGGAATCAATCACAGTTGATAATTGGGTCGAATTGTTTGCATCTTTAGTTGCAAatgttaataaataatatttattgatgcgtaaatatttattgattgaCAGCTAGCAAAAAAGGGTTATGCAATTTGTTAAGCACTTGTTTGcattatttgtattattatggAATTTTTTGATAATAGGGCAAGGCAAGGAAATTGTAAATACTTAACGCCGATTTCCTTGAGCTCTCTTCTAAAAGCTTAAAAAATAGGTCGATAAGATAGAATCACTCTAAAATGAATTGACGTGGTTCTTTAGGCCCTGTTATCGCTGCCAGTAAGTAATATAAAACATTATGATTTGGGAGAAAGATTATTCATTAATAAGATAGTCAGGAAATTGGCtctttaaagtaaaaataatcaaaaatttgCTATCTTATTGAAAACGAATTATTAGAATTGACATTTGATTTGCAAGGTAAGCActtaattattaataaatattgttTCCAATCAATTTTATGATTTCATATAGAGGCATTTAAATTGGGTTTGTTATATTACTCTTTTCTTTTAATTGAGTCATGTAATTTTATTGACtatggttttttattttttcgtgAGTGGACTTTATAAATTTCAAACAATTAGTTGTTTTATGACTAAATAGGATATGAATAACTCAATTTATGGAAGAAGCGGGTTATATGAAGGAACTGACTATTGTAACTATCTATTAGTTTGAATAACCCATATTGTGACTGGTGACTGATATCGTGCAGTTTGCGGCTCATAACTTCAGGCGACTCATTTATATGTAAACTTTATATCTACAGAGAACGTGCTCTAGCAGTCCAGGCACTTTAATCAGTTTCAGACAAACTTGCCTCACCTGAGCCTGCGACGATTGGTGCATCTCCTAATCGCAttctcatttaattttttcgaGGAACAATGGTGACCCTGGAAGTGGGAAAATCGGGGCAGACACTTGATGATTTGCATGTCAAGATGTGAATATAGTCAGTTCAGAAAATAAACTGTACTCTGGGGGATCTTTCTGAAAGTGATGCcttgtctgactgtctgttaTTGTCGGAGCTGATAAGAAAAGTGCCTGATAATGGATTAATTAGCAATTTAGCTGGACTAACTTATTCTCCGGAGAACTCTGCGAGAGATCTGTAAGCGTGACTGTGACAGCTGGTTGCAATTAGATCTTAACGGGTTAACCTGTTccatattacgtatacgccatgGACACACCACCAAGCTGCGACCAATCGCAAGTTAGCGATAAACGGAAAACTTAATGGTCATAATGATCTGAACAGAGTTCGTGACAAACAATAACTGGAAagatatattaaataattccCAGGTACATTTGTTTCGCATCTGTCGGTATGTGAAAGCAATCTGTTAATATTAATGGCTATCTAGTACAGCTCTTATATGTGTACtttgaataatttaaaacGCTGTGGTTTTTATGGAACAGAAATAGACAGAATTTCTGGAACTGCTTATTATTTATGGCTGTATCTGGTCTAGGCAAGTCGTTTCCAGATCGAAATCACACTGACCTGATCTAATTGTAAATTTACAAAGTGATTTATTTTTCCCCATTTTGTTGGAATTTATTTGACAAAACAACACACAACGTACCTCCCTAATAACAGTAAAAACGTGGAAAAAGTAGATTCAGGTAAATTTGAATATAAACATATGTATATCTCTCTGTTCTGAAACGATTCAATATCCTCACCCAGTATTAGCCTTAGAAATCACTTGTTTTCGATTAATTAGGTGTCCTTATCTATTTCAAATTGCCTATGATTGGGTCATGTTATGCGGATTCAAATTTGCGACCTTCTCCCCCTTTTTTCtccaattttttatattatcccTTCTCGTTCATCTCTGTTCCTACACTTTTATCAAGGTCAAAAATGCAATATTTTTGAATCAAGGCGCCAAGTGTTCTTCCTCTTCATGAACATAGAACGTGAACAAAGTTTTAATTCTACATTACGAACTACTTAATCGATAGTTACACAAAACGTTCTTATAACGCTcacctaaaagtatgcaatgccTTTGGGCTCTCCCGAAAGTATGCCACGATTGAAGACCAACTAGCCGACAGATAAAAACTACTTTCAAAAGGAGGGGCTCGTTATACCGACTGATAAGCGAACACGGGTAACTGATAACACATTTTAATGTTCTGAACTCTTGTAGTGGTAGGTTTGTCCTTGGTTTTGGGTTTGCCCTGCACACCAGTCACCATTCAGTTGCGTTTTTCTAAGTGTAATCCGTCGGACACCTGTTGCTGTTCTCGCCCACTAATGTTCCAAAGGTTCCCCTGAACACATTCGTATGTGACTTGAGTCCACACACGTGCCTAACTACAGGCCCTAGTTATAAAGGCATTTAGCTTGTAATTACAGTGcctatatatatacagataTGTATTTCGCTTTTGACACGAAACATCATAAATTTACCAATTAGCTGAAAGTTTTTCTGCATACCTCTCAATTGTATAAATAGTTTAGGTTCTGGTAACTTAATACTAACGATAGGGGAATATTTACGCTTTTTGCCAACAGTGACACTTGTGAACACAGAGCGAAAGCAAAACAGAAGCAAAAATTATCAAAA
Protein-coding regions in this window:
- the Rbpn-5 gene encoding rab GTPase-binding effector protein 1; translation: MEENETRTEAREPTDLANGEDDATSQHKFSHLQNEMRKMQNEFNTQRAKMRELYMQKEAEVSQSQLERRQLQAELDELKTKCVVADLKSQNELQMKDIKAQEEISSLQQLVQDTIEESAHYKGELEHLKLELAKYQQTHTQAHQHPPQAESSGGIAPQVLNQVKKTLGSVRKLGTDSLNSSFQQEEDTRASSKGNGKQFASEEVEMMHSIVEQLQEEMKALKVKLREQDEQLQAKSATEESALHKSTSMDVAESHCESCSSAEKKTDELNAHINKQQKQVDLLQKQLVESRETLAKEAALRKDLEDQWQEKREAHKSEVQSLRDQTKTNEQRLLDMQQKFLETKDEVIKQIQRVTDDRERVNKQLETLQADNDFLSGRYLATSQEIDNQYINLPNTVVELQELMLRQQSELIQARVSSEYERQKCTSTEDEIQILRAQLEEANNDRRAYKRKMQLDIKSLQDRVTEHLVTVQAYETAKTQLERKEAELNKQLSECRVEIIELQEANEKYAKTNADYKTKIKTLQEELSTMETVQKDFVKLSQTLQMSLEELRHADTEVRWQDDDDVNNCPTCNAYFTVMVRKIHCRHCGHIYCDKCLTKTVPSGPRKRVTRVCDICHTLLTPNTAPYFSQGQPPQQQQGQQQQQSN